From a region of the Chitinophaga caseinilytica genome:
- a CDS encoding OmpH family outer membrane protein, whose amino-acid sequence MHTRQLIVKNGLFLMAIAGVFAACQQNNGKSAPKAGADSSVQAAGGAQRLAYVDIDSLEAHYVYFKDKKAELDRKKEAAQNDIAGRERALQNELQVLQQRAPSMTQAEGQAAEASLQRKAQQHEQNRQSLIAQLQTQEAQFSEDLQKRLEETIKTVNGNRYAFIFSYRAGASNILYKDEAYDITAEVIKALNDATPSK is encoded by the coding sequence ATGCACACCCGTCAACTTATTGTGAAAAATGGTTTATTCCTGATGGCGATCGCCGGCGTATTTGCAGCCTGTCAGCAAAACAATGGTAAATCTGCCCCCAAAGCCGGTGCTGATTCTTCCGTTCAGGCGGCTGGCGGCGCGCAAAGGCTTGCCTATGTAGATATTGATTCGCTGGAAGCTCACTACGTTTATTTCAAGGACAAAAAAGCGGAGCTGGACCGTAAGAAAGAAGCCGCGCAGAACGACATTGCCGGTCGTGAGCGTGCATTGCAGAACGAATTGCAGGTACTTCAGCAAAGGGCCCCTTCCATGACGCAGGCAGAAGGCCAGGCGGCGGAAGCCAGCCTCCAGCGCAAGGCCCAGCAGCACGAGCAGAACCGCCAGAGCCTCATCGCACAGTTGCAAACCCAGGAAGCGCAGTTCTCCGAAGATCTGCAGAAGCGGCTGGAAGAAACGATCAAGACCGTAAACGGCAACCGTTACGCATTCATTTTCTCTTACCGCGCAGGTGCTTCCAACATCCTGTACAAAGATGAAGCGTACGACATTACAGCAGAAGTGATCAAGGCGCTCAATGATGCGACTCCGAGCAAATAA
- a CDS encoding DUF4254 domain-containing protein, with product MFTALCIEIFDQSIRDYHVANDIHQAIRNPYENTSVEHLLYAKNWIDTVQWHLEDVIRDPAIDPVNALSMKRWIDKSNQERTDMVEYIDSFFLEKYKDVIPVPDATINTESPAWAIDRLSILALKIYHMREEATRPDATEEHRQACARKLEVLLEQQRDLSTAIEALLEDISKGRKYMKVYKQMKMYNDPSLNPVLYGQKSGQ from the coding sequence ATGTTTACCGCACTTTGCATCGAAATTTTTGACCAGAGTATCCGCGATTACCATGTGGCCAACGATATCCACCAGGCGATCCGGAACCCTTATGAAAACACCTCCGTAGAACACCTGCTGTACGCCAAAAACTGGATCGACACCGTGCAATGGCACCTGGAAGACGTGATCCGCGACCCGGCCATCGACCCCGTGAACGCCCTCAGCATGAAACGCTGGATCGATAAATCGAACCAGGAACGGACAGACATGGTAGAATATATCGACAGTTTTTTCCTCGAAAAATATAAAGACGTGATACCCGTGCCGGATGCGACGATCAACACCGAAAGCCCCGCCTGGGCCATCGACCGGCTGTCTATCCTCGCGCTGAAAATTTATCACATGCGGGAAGAGGCAACTCGGCCCGATGCTACCGAAGAGCACCGCCAGGCCTGCGCCCGCAAGCTGGAAGTGTTACTGGAACAGCAGCGCGACCTGTCTACCGCCATCGAAGCCCTGCTGGAAGATATTTCCAAAGGCCGCAAGTACATGAAAGTGTACAAGCAGATGAAAATGTACAACGATCCTTCGCTCAACCCCGTTCTGTATGGGCAAAAATCCGGGCAATAA
- a CDS encoding FecR family protein — protein MVIAPDPSKIFIVETDSMEVTVLGTTFNLKAYESGAAELSLVNGAVKAASMGKQLTLRPGQQAFLHNGTLNTRLFDVPEIAAWRDGKYYFEQIPLTEIAAILQRAYNLETVFDDQNIAAQTFTGLLNQHKPVGTFLENLQSTTAVQYYFDNSGKLHLH, from the coding sequence ATGGTAATTGCGCCCGATCCCTCGAAAATCTTTATCGTAGAAACAGATAGTATGGAGGTAACCGTGCTGGGAACTACCTTCAACCTGAAAGCCTACGAATCCGGCGCTGCCGAGCTCTCCCTTGTAAATGGCGCCGTGAAAGCCGCATCAATGGGCAAACAACTCACCCTCCGCCCGGGACAACAGGCATTTCTGCACAACGGCACCCTCAACACCCGATTATTCGACGTCCCGGAAATAGCCGCATGGCGCGACGGAAAATACTATTTTGAGCAAATCCCACTCACAGAAATTGCCGCCATCCTTCAAAGAGCTTACAACCTTGAAACTGTATTCGACGATCAGAATATCGCCGCACAAACGTTTACCGGCCTCCTCAATCAACACAAACCGGTAGGCACTTTCCTCGAAAACCTCCAAAGCACCACCGCCGTTCAGTATTATTTCGACAATTCCGGAAAACTGCACCTGCACTAG
- a CDS encoding RagB/SusD family nutrient uptake outer membrane protein: MKKLIMFCAISLSMAGCSKYLDKKSDKTTSTIETANDLLLLLNTESLYVGPSLGIAASDEYYIPDAELMALPEIYRDVYRWNDREQLFADYFQQYNRVFYANTILSNVARVKVSSERQRNELKGMALFLRGLAFLQAAELYALQYTSGVGGNGPGIILRLNEDPNVPSVRAGLPETYRQIQEDLEAAVTLLPENAPYKNLPIKAAGHALLARFYLQTRQFSRARDAASACLALHSGLLDFSTLQEGDFPLGNYTSNPEILYYQVASETQVVSVENYPRADTALRSSYATGDLRGVYYFREIGDGTETFRNSYAGVFKPFTGVATDEVYLIRAECLAREGKVQAAMDDLNELLRHRWTAGAFVPETATSAAEALRIVLRERKKELVMRGALGGHQAAEYGTGNRHHASPENWRTGDTVTTGRSPFCLAVAERSDSAEPGGTNAEIKKSNHMIRLLSTMSLVFITVYANCQVKPIRVRVTDWRRASAALPPTWWPIVKEKVRSQLPPEDFDQLATYDPWVSKPPEMSWTHARLMANRDSAEFINKMNELKLYQIAAYTTTPTPTMKQAVDKVILKIPYEENRNWMDTVKWDHLYIVISKQFVEPVKE; this comes from the coding sequence ATGAAGAAACTGATCATGTTTTGTGCAATATCCCTGTCGATGGCGGGATGCAGCAAGTACCTAGATAAAAAATCCGACAAAACGACGTCCACCATTGAAACAGCGAATGATCTGCTGTTGCTGTTGAACACAGAATCCCTGTATGTGGGCCCCAGCCTGGGGATTGCGGCGTCCGACGAATATTACATTCCGGATGCGGAACTGATGGCGCTCCCGGAGATTTACCGCGATGTGTATCGCTGGAACGACCGGGAGCAGTTGTTCGCAGATTATTTCCAGCAATACAACAGGGTTTTTTATGCCAACACGATTTTGTCGAACGTGGCGCGTGTGAAAGTAAGCAGCGAGCGGCAGCGGAACGAGTTGAAGGGGATGGCGCTTTTTCTGCGCGGGCTCGCGTTCCTCCAGGCGGCGGAGCTGTATGCGCTGCAATACACTTCCGGCGTGGGAGGAAATGGTCCGGGAATCATTTTACGCTTGAACGAAGACCCGAATGTGCCGAGCGTTCGGGCCGGTCTTCCAGAAACCTACCGGCAGATCCAGGAAGACCTGGAGGCGGCGGTAACGCTTTTGCCGGAGAACGCTCCGTATAAGAATTTGCCCATCAAAGCCGCCGGGCATGCGCTACTGGCGAGATTTTACCTTCAGACCAGGCAATTCAGCCGCGCGCGGGATGCAGCTTCGGCCTGCCTCGCCCTGCATTCCGGATTGCTGGATTTCAGCACTTTGCAGGAAGGGGATTTTCCGCTGGGGAATTACACTTCCAACCCCGAAATCCTCTATTATCAGGTGGCTTCGGAAACACAGGTGGTATCTGTCGAAAATTATCCGAGGGCAGACACAGCGCTTCGTTCCTCCTATGCAACGGGCGATCTCCGGGGAGTGTACTATTTCAGGGAGATCGGCGACGGAACGGAAACATTCCGGAATTCCTATGCCGGTGTGTTCAAACCATTTACCGGCGTTGCGACAGACGAAGTGTACCTCATCCGGGCAGAATGCCTCGCCAGGGAGGGAAAGGTACAGGCTGCGATGGACGATTTGAATGAATTGCTCCGCCATCGTTGGACGGCGGGTGCGTTTGTGCCGGAAACCGCCACCAGCGCCGCAGAAGCCTTGCGCATCGTGCTGCGTGAAAGGAAAAAGGAACTGGTGATGCGGGGGGCGTTGGGCGGACATCAAGCGGCTGAATACGGAACCGGCAACCGCCATCACGCTTCGCCGGAAAATTGGCGGACAGGAGATACAGTTACCACCGGGCGATCTCCGTTTTGCCTGGCTGTTGCCGAAAGAAGTGATAGCGCGGAGCCAGGTGGCACAAACGCCGAGATAAAAAAATCCAACCATATGATACGTTTACTATCAACGATGAGCCTGGTTTTCATAACCGTTTACGCCAACTGCCAGGTGAAGCCCATACGGGTAAGGGTAACTGACTGGCGGCGCGCTTCTGCCGCACTGCCGCCAACATGGTGGCCGATCGTGAAAGAAAAAGTACGTAGCCAGCTTCCGCCGGAAGATTTCGACCAGCTCGCCACCTACGACCCCTGGGTCAGCAAGCCACCAGAAATGTCGTGGACGCATGCACGGCTGATGGCCAACCGGGATTCCGCGGAGTTCATCAATAAGATGAACGAACTGAAACTTTATCAGATCGCCGCGTATACAACCACGCCAACGCCGACGATGAAGCAAGCCGTGGATAAAGTGATCCTGAAAATTCCCTACGAGGAAAACCGTAATTGGATGGATACCGTGAAATGGGACCATCTCTACATCGTAATCAGCAAACAGTTTGTGGAGCCGGTAAAAGAATAG
- a CDS encoding RNA polymerase sigma-70 factor, which translates to MADVCNEVALLLHVQQGTGDYETFYHYYRKWLLIAATAILQHEQEAEELVQEFFIDCWEQRLVLRIPATSRDAIRNYLFISIRNRCLNRMAVNDTRRRRLAMLTGLLDDYQAPENRLESRELGRSLEDAIEQLPPRQGSVFRSAYQHDKSRREIAVEMNISEKTVKKQMQLALKNLRTLLRHLH; encoded by the coding sequence ATGGCCGACGTTTGCAACGAGGTGGCCCTGTTGTTGCATGTACAGCAGGGAACCGGCGACTATGAGACATTTTACCACTATTACCGCAAATGGCTGCTGATCGCCGCCACCGCCATTCTGCAACACGAACAGGAGGCGGAAGAGCTGGTACAGGAGTTTTTCATCGACTGTTGGGAGCAACGGCTGGTTCTCCGCATTCCCGCCACCAGTCGCGATGCTATCCGGAATTACCTGTTCATCAGCATCCGCAACCGCTGCCTGAACCGCATGGCCGTAAACGATACACGCCGTCGCCGGCTGGCCATGCTCACCGGGTTGTTGGACGACTACCAGGCGCCAGAAAACCGGCTGGAGTCGCGGGAACTGGGGCGCTCGCTAGAGGATGCCATTGAGCAGCTCCCGCCCCGGCAGGGATCGGTGTTCCGTTCCGCATACCAGCACGATAAGAGCCGGCGGGAAATTGCGGTGGAAATGAATATCAGCGAAAAGACCGTTAAGAAGCAGATGCAGCTGGCGTTGAAGAACCTCCGCACGCTGCTCAGGCATTTACATTGA
- a CDS encoding SusC/RagA family TonB-linked outer membrane protein yields the protein MKLFYCFVCAWLLSPAAQGAGSRQADAVLTLNAVKMPLREIFREIHRQTGLRVMYADRLVNDAETWTVRFHQSKLPDVFAELFKGKPVEWDFRDEVIILRPKAAALMGPTEDTLLVARGKVTDAEGQALAGATVQVKHSVRGGTTDSDGRFIVAGVPRGAVLVVSFTGYVSQEWPLRNSETLLLALKRDVTKIREVEVFSSGYQDVPKERATGAFEFVNNEQLNRKLGPDVLNRIEGLSSSILFDRNSLTPGKTPLQPANLRLRGLSTLTSSIEGPLIVLDNFPYEGNLQSINPNDIENISILRDAAAAAIWGAKAANGVIVITTKKGRFNQPLEVSLNINVNAQLKPDLFKYPVMPASDFIGVEAMLHGKGFYNAALRRNRAISQAVEIFELRKQGKISAADSASRLDALRQQDLRHDLERYVYRTAVASQYAVNVSGGSDRIRYAMSGSFDMTPSFLRGISQRRISLSSENQLKINRFLSWQLGMRYSELNAESNDGGQLGTLAFVPYTKLADEYGNPLSYSKDYREGYTDTAGGGKLLDWKYRYLQDLRNANDVNSEKELMLNTGFRGTITRHLTAEIQYQYISGNGNQVSLESLEIYSVRNQINLFTNLNATTAEEQHPMPIGGRRTGMVSRWRSHMGRAQLNYQQLFSSLHQVNVIAGGEIRERSQDAEASLAYGYDENTRTSVPVNYTSSFPNYGNRGLRKIPTLNTPFTGVLNRFVSYFANASYVYDNRYVFTASGRRDAANLFGVATNDQWKPFWSAGVSWNITEENFWNIHKVEQLRLRTNYGFQGNVNNTLSPMTITQIVDPVDPRFGPQQYLILSPANRDLSWERQRQFNIGLDGGLWKGRLNFSFDYFTKRSVDLIYPVSLDPSTGIPTARMNAASLKAHGLEVLLNSVNLKGPLRWATEWRLGTIKNKVLELDRNFTPESIASNLAGITPLQLAAKGRDPFALYSFPFVGLDGETGDPIGLLNGKPSNDYYAILNQHADSARLIDRGSFLPRVFGSLNNIFTWKSITLIVGLQYRFRYSNLRKSISYSGLFSANAAHPDFTKRWQQPGDERHTTVPSMVYPANPDRDNFYALSDANVFKADNIRLQQIRLEYSVPLQRLTRNTIKNASVYASGENLGFVWRANREKLDPDVQFGNNAYPTPVRIGGGIKVDF from the coding sequence ATGAAACTATTCTACTGTTTTGTATGCGCATGGCTTCTTTCACCCGCCGCGCAGGGAGCCGGTTCCAGGCAGGCCGACGCGGTGTTGACGCTGAACGCCGTAAAAATGCCGTTACGGGAAATATTCCGGGAGATCCACCGGCAAACAGGGCTCCGCGTGATGTATGCCGACCGGCTCGTCAATGATGCCGAAACGTGGACGGTCCGTTTTCACCAGTCAAAATTACCGGATGTATTTGCCGAATTGTTTAAAGGGAAGCCGGTGGAATGGGATTTTCGCGACGAGGTGATCATCCTTCGCCCGAAAGCCGCTGCGCTTATGGGGCCAACGGAAGATACGCTGCTCGTAGCCCGCGGGAAAGTTACCGATGCAGAAGGGCAGGCCCTGGCCGGCGCCACGGTACAGGTAAAACATTCGGTGCGTGGCGGCACTACGGATAGCGACGGCCGGTTCATTGTGGCCGGTGTGCCCCGCGGCGCGGTGCTGGTGGTGAGTTTTACGGGATACGTTTCGCAGGAATGGCCCCTCCGCAACAGCGAAACGTTGCTCCTGGCCTTAAAACGCGACGTCACAAAAATCCGGGAAGTGGAAGTTTTTTCCTCCGGCTACCAGGATGTTCCGAAAGAAAGGGCCACTGGTGCGTTCGAGTTTGTGAACAACGAACAGTTAAACAGGAAACTCGGGCCCGATGTGCTCAACCGGATAGAAGGCCTTTCATCCAGCATCCTGTTCGACCGCAACAGCTTAACTCCCGGCAAAACCCCGCTCCAGCCCGCAAATCTCCGCCTGCGCGGCCTGAGCACACTCACTTCATCGATCGAAGGACCGTTGATAGTGCTGGATAATTTCCCATACGAAGGGAATCTTCAATCCATCAACCCCAACGACATCGAAAATATTTCCATCCTCCGAGATGCGGCCGCAGCCGCCATCTGGGGTGCCAAAGCGGCCAACGGCGTTATCGTCATCACCACCAAAAAAGGACGCTTCAACCAGCCGCTGGAGGTATCGCTGAATATTAATGTAAATGCGCAGCTCAAACCCGATCTGTTCAAATACCCCGTTATGCCGGCTTCAGACTTCATCGGGGTAGAAGCGATGTTACACGGGAAAGGTTTTTATAATGCCGCGCTCCGCCGCAACCGCGCCATATCGCAGGCCGTGGAGATTTTTGAACTCCGGAAACAGGGGAAAATATCGGCTGCAGACTCCGCATCCAGGCTGGATGCGCTCCGGCAGCAAGACCTCCGCCACGACCTCGAACGGTATGTGTACCGGACCGCCGTTGCCAGTCAATACGCCGTGAATGTAAGCGGCGGCAGTGACCGCATCCGGTACGCAATGTCGGGAAGTTTTGATATGACACCCTCTTTTTTGCGCGGGATTTCGCAACGCAGGATTTCGTTGAGCAGTGAGAACCAACTGAAGATCAACCGTTTTTTGTCGTGGCAGCTCGGTATGCGCTATTCGGAATTGAATGCGGAGAGCAACGATGGCGGACAGCTCGGAACGCTCGCATTCGTTCCCTACACAAAGCTGGCGGATGAATACGGGAACCCGTTATCCTATTCCAAAGATTACCGGGAAGGCTATACAGACACTGCCGGCGGTGGAAAATTACTCGACTGGAAGTACCGGTATCTGCAAGACCTCCGCAACGCGAACGATGTGAATTCCGAAAAGGAATTGATGCTGAATACGGGATTTCGCGGAACAATTACCAGGCACCTGACGGCTGAAATCCAATACCAGTACATCTCCGGAAACGGGAACCAAGTTTCGCTGGAAAGCCTGGAAATATATTCGGTAAGAAACCAGATCAACCTGTTCACGAACCTCAATGCGACTACCGCCGAAGAACAGCATCCCATGCCCATCGGCGGGCGGCGCACCGGTATGGTTTCGCGATGGCGGTCGCACATGGGAAGGGCGCAGTTGAATTACCAGCAATTATTCAGTAGCCTTCACCAGGTAAACGTGATTGCCGGCGGAGAAATCAGGGAACGCAGCCAGGACGCAGAAGCTTCCCTGGCATATGGATATGATGAAAACACCCGGACCTCCGTTCCCGTCAACTATACATCGAGCTTCCCCAACTATGGCAATCGCGGGCTCAGGAAAATCCCGACGCTGAATACTCCCTTCACCGGTGTATTGAACCGGTTCGTATCATATTTTGCCAACGCTTCTTACGTGTACGATAACCGGTATGTATTTACGGCAAGCGGCAGGAGAGACGCGGCCAATCTCTTCGGTGTGGCTACCAACGATCAATGGAAGCCTTTCTGGTCGGCCGGGGTATCGTGGAACATAACGGAAGAAAACTTCTGGAACATCCACAAGGTCGAACAACTCCGGTTGCGCACGAATTACGGATTCCAGGGGAACGTGAATAATACCCTTTCACCCATGACCATTACGCAGATCGTGGACCCGGTAGACCCGAGGTTCGGTCCGCAGCAATACCTGATCCTCAGTCCCGCCAACCGCGACCTCAGCTGGGAACGGCAGCGGCAGTTCAACATCGGCCTCGATGGCGGATTGTGGAAGGGAAGGCTCAATTTCTCCTTCGATTACTTCACCAAGCGGTCGGTAGACCTTATCTACCCGGTTTCACTCGATCCTTCCACCGGCATCCCTACCGCGCGGATGAACGCGGCTTCCCTGAAAGCCCATGGGCTGGAAGTGCTGCTTAATTCCGTTAACCTGAAGGGGCCGCTCAGATGGGCCACCGAATGGCGTTTAGGAACGATAAAGAACAAGGTGCTGGAATTAGACAGGAACTTCACGCCGGAGTCTATTGCCAGTAATCTGGCGGGCATAACACCTTTGCAGCTGGCGGCGAAAGGTCGGGACCCATTTGCATTGTATTCCTTTCCCTTTGTGGGGCTGGATGGGGAAACCGGCGACCCGATCGGATTGTTGAACGGCAAACCGTCGAATGATTATTATGCCATATTGAACCAGCATGCAGACTCCGCCCGGCTGATCGATCGCGGTTCGTTCCTGCCCCGCGTCTTTGGCAGCCTGAACAATATTTTCACCTGGAAAAGCATCACGCTGATCGTGGGGCTGCAATACCGTTTCCGGTATTCCAATCTGCGCAAATCGATCAGTTATTCCGGCCTGTTTTCCGCCAATGCCGCGCATCCCGATTTTACAAAACGCTGGCAGCAGCCGGGAGACGAGCGCCATACAACAGTTCCATCCATGGTTTATCCGGCAAATCCGGACCGGGATAATTTCTATGCCTTGTCAGACGCAAATGTTTTCAAGGCCGACAACATCCGGCTGCAGCAAATCCGCCTGGAATACAGCGTTCCGCTGCAACGCCTCACCCGGAACACAATCAAAAACGCATCGGTGTACGCTTCCGGCGAAAATCTCGGGTTTGTCTGGCGCGCCAATCGTGAAAAACTGGACCCGGACGTGCAGTTCGGCAACAATGCATACCCGACGCCCGTCCGCATCGGTGGCGGTATCAAGGTAGATTTTTAA
- a CDS encoding glycosyltransferase family 9 protein, with product MGKNPGNKPTTLLALRLSAMGDVAMTIPVMKQVLDAYPDLTIVFVTNKNWGALCQGIPRLIFVPADVKGEHKGVNGLFRLFRSIRAQFPGIRAMADLHQVLRSQILRSFFRMTAVKIAVIDKGRAGKKALTRKDDKILQPLTSTLDRYRAVFAELGYPVNADAPGTLPRRPSAKQRIGIAPFATYREKTYPIEKMEMAIRTLRGKTDADILLFGGGKEETAKLEALAKRVPGVEVMAGKHSLEEELRVISSLTVMVSMDSANMHLASLYGVPVVSVWGATHPFAGFMGFGQQEENAVQLDLYCRPCSVFGSKPCFRGDHACMEELAPERIVAAVMRLL from the coding sequence ATGGGCAAAAATCCGGGCAATAAGCCCACGACGCTGCTGGCCCTGCGCCTGAGCGCCATGGGCGACGTGGCCATGACCATTCCCGTTATGAAACAGGTGCTGGATGCTTATCCGGACCTTACCATCGTTTTCGTCACCAATAAGAACTGGGGAGCCCTGTGCCAGGGCATCCCGCGGCTCATATTCGTGCCGGCCGATGTAAAAGGCGAGCACAAAGGTGTAAACGGACTTTTCCGCCTGTTCCGTTCCATCCGTGCCCAATTCCCCGGCATTCGCGCCATGGCAGACCTTCACCAGGTTTTGCGCAGCCAGATACTCCGTTCCTTTTTCCGGATGACAGCCGTAAAAATAGCCGTGATCGACAAGGGAAGGGCGGGGAAGAAGGCGCTGACGCGGAAGGACGATAAAATCCTCCAGCCGCTGACTTCTACCCTCGACCGCTACCGCGCCGTATTCGCGGAACTGGGGTACCCGGTAAATGCAGACGCGCCCGGCACATTGCCGCGCCGGCCTTCCGCCAAACAGCGGATCGGCATCGCGCCGTTCGCCACTTACCGCGAAAAAACGTATCCCATCGAAAAGATGGAAATGGCCATCCGCACGCTCCGCGGGAAAACGGACGCAGACATCCTGCTGTTCGGCGGCGGTAAGGAAGAAACCGCGAAACTGGAAGCCCTGGCAAAGCGCGTCCCGGGTGTGGAAGTGATGGCAGGGAAACATTCCCTCGAGGAGGAATTGCGCGTAATCAGCAGTCTTACCGTGATGGTGAGCATGGATTCTGCCAACATGCACCTGGCATCGCTGTACGGCGTGCCGGTGGTGTCTGTATGGGGCGCTACGCATCCATTTGCGGGGTTCATGGGCTTCGGGCAGCAGGAAGAGAACGCGGTGCAGCTGGACCTGTATTGCCGGCCATGCTCAGTGTTTGGCAGCAAGCCCTGTTTCCGTGGAGACCATGCGTGTATGGAAGAGCTGGCACCGGAAAGGATCGTGGCGGCGGTGATGCGGTTGTTGTAG
- a CDS encoding APC family permease, producing MSNQTHSFKPTLSLVDATMIVAGSMIGSGIFIVSAEVARSMGSSGWMMAMWVLAGVVTLIAALSYGELSGMFPKAGGQYVYLREAYNPFIAFLFGWTQFGVIQTGTIAAVAMAFAKYLGYLAPGLGETNVLLKIPLGSWAFSVNMAQIIAILSIVLLTWINTKGVKNGKIIQTVFTFTKLFSLFGLIVFGLMIGAKAEIWNANWENAWQTANLKMVDGQLVTTALGGMAFLGAIAVSMKGTLFSSDAWNNVTFIAGEIKSPEKNIGRALFLGTFIVTIIYVSANLMYLAVLPFNEIAFAPQERVGVAAAERIFGPGVGAMAIAVMIIISTFGCNNGLILSGARIYYTMAKDGLFFRKAGELNQYDVPGTGLWIQCLWASLLCLSGKYGDLLTMVIFGVLLFYVITIIGIFVLRRTRPEIPRSHKAFGYPVLPALYVLVALSLAVLLLIYEPEYAVPGLGIILLGIPLYYAARKEMK from the coding sequence ATGTCCAACCAGACACACTCCTTCAAGCCCACGCTGAGCCTTGTGGACGCTACGATGATCGTGGCGGGGTCCATGATCGGTTCCGGCATCTTTATCGTTTCTGCCGAAGTGGCCCGCTCCATGGGCTCTTCGGGCTGGATGATGGCCATGTGGGTGCTGGCCGGGGTCGTAACCCTGATCGCAGCCCTCAGTTACGGCGAATTGTCGGGTATGTTCCCCAAAGCCGGCGGCCAGTACGTTTACCTCCGTGAAGCCTACAATCCATTCATCGCTTTCCTTTTCGGGTGGACGCAGTTCGGCGTCATCCAGACCGGGACCATCGCAGCCGTAGCCATGGCGTTTGCCAAATACCTCGGCTATCTGGCCCCGGGGCTGGGAGAAACCAACGTTTTGCTTAAAATACCCCTGGGCAGTTGGGCGTTTTCCGTCAACATGGCCCAAATTATCGCCATCCTTTCCATCGTACTGCTGACCTGGATCAATACCAAAGGGGTGAAAAACGGGAAGATCATCCAGACCGTATTCACTTTCACCAAGTTGTTCTCCCTGTTCGGGCTGATCGTTTTCGGCCTGATGATCGGCGCCAAGGCCGAAATCTGGAACGCCAACTGGGAAAACGCCTGGCAAACGGCCAACCTGAAGATGGTAGACGGCCAGCTGGTGACCACGGCGCTCGGTGGCATGGCCTTCCTGGGCGCTATCGCCGTTTCCATGAAAGGGACGCTGTTTTCCAGCGACGCGTGGAACAACGTGACGTTCATTGCCGGGGAGATCAAGAGCCCGGAGAAGAATATCGGCCGCGCCCTGTTCCTGGGAACTTTCATCGTGACCATCATCTACGTTTCCGCCAACCTCATGTACCTCGCCGTGCTGCCCTTTAACGAGATCGCGTTTGCGCCGCAGGAAAGGGTAGGGGTAGCCGCCGCGGAGCGGATTTTCGGCCCCGGAGTAGGCGCTATGGCCATTGCGGTGATGATCATCATCTCCACGTTCGGCTGCAATAACGGTTTGATCCTTTCCGGCGCCCGGATTTACTATACCATGGCCAAAGACGGGCTTTTCTTCCGCAAGGCGGGCGAGCTCAACCAATACGACGTTCCCGGCACGGGCCTGTGGATCCAGTGCCTGTGGGCTTCGCTGCTCTGCCTCAGCGGCAAGTACGGCGATCTGCTCACCATGGTGATTTTCGGCGTGCTGCTGTTTTATGTGATCACGATCATCGGGATTTTCGTGCTGCGGAGGACCCGCCCGGAGATCCCCCGGAGCCACAAAGCCTTCGGATATCCGGTGTTGCCGGCGCTTTACGTGCTGGTAGCCCTTTCGCTGGCCGTTCTGCTGCTCATTTACGAACCGGAGTACGCCGTGCCCGGATTGGGCATCATCCTGCTCGGCATTCCGCTGTATTACGCCGCCAGGAAAGAAATGAAATAA
- a CDS encoding CAP domain-containing protein → MKNSILACTAGLLLLCACTKEPLEEWILPENGKATMPFAFKDTSFTMTQRVDSANMLRLINAYRSKGCNCGDIYMAPAPPLYWNIRLERASWLHSKEMNDSVYMSHIGRNGSNGGDRIRKMGYNWKCYAENIALGILTEKSVVDGWMGSKTHCMAMMNPTLKETGIARFRNFWTQEIALSY, encoded by the coding sequence ATGAAAAATTCAATACTTGCCTGCACTGCAGGCCTGCTCCTCCTTTGTGCCTGCACCAAAGAACCCCTGGAAGAATGGATTTTGCCCGAAAACGGGAAAGCCACAATGCCTTTCGCATTCAAAGACACGAGCTTCACGATGACCCAGCGGGTAGACAGTGCCAACATGCTCCGCCTGATCAATGCCTATCGCAGCAAAGGCTGCAATTGCGGCGATATATACATGGCACCGGCTCCTCCCCTCTACTGGAACATCCGGTTGGAAAGGGCTTCCTGGTTACATAGCAAGGAGATGAACGACAGCGTGTACATGAGCCATATCGGGCGGAACGGAAGTAACGGCGGAGACCGCATCCGGAAAATGGGATATAACTGGAAATGCTACGCGGAAAACATCGCACTGGGCATTTTGACGGAAAAGTCGGTTGTTGACGGATGGATGGGCAGCAAAACACACTGCATGGCAATGATGAATCCCACGCTGAAAGAGACCGGCATCGCCCGATTCCGCAACTTCTGGACACAAGAGATCGCATTGAGCTATTAA